A portion of the candidate division WOR-3 bacterium genome contains these proteins:
- a CDS encoding PorV/PorQ family protein, whose product MRRFLTFLILFPLLLFAQQKVGNVGADFLSIPLLPEAMSMGGAYTAVSSGASSVFWNPSGTADVKGYEIYTGYTMWFEDTKVPYLSIVKSQGFYGNFGLFISGFFTGKMEEWTTDGPTGNTFSYNAYQIGLNYSRYFTDRFTAGVSIKMVRENYGPYSSTQGVAFDAGTLFNTGLYTIKLGMAFLNLGPELKPDGKYIQYIYEGGQMKENEREFMSYPLPTTFKLGLAFEPYTSKFLKVTGAIELLHPTDYNESFHTGIKFDFNTIYISTGYYYLIGQRVIEEKFKEGGFSLGFGLNAPTKLGTIKINYSFNDMGILPDVNRFSINFSL is encoded by the coding sequence ATGAGAAGGTTTTTAACTTTCCTTATTTTATTCCCACTTTTGCTTTTTGCACAGCAAAAGGTGGGAAATGTGGGTGCTGATTTTCTTTCTATTCCTCTTTTGCCTGAAGCAATGTCAATGGGTGGTGCATACACTGCTGTTTCAAGTGGTGCTTCAAGTGTTTTTTGGAACCCATCTGGAACTGCTGATGTAAAAGGTTATGAAATTTATACTGGTTATACTATGTGGTTTGAAGATACAAAGGTTCCTTATTTATCTATTGTTAAAAGTCAAGGATTTTATGGTAATTTCGGTCTATTTATTTCCGGTTTCTTTACTGGAAAGATGGAGGAGTGGACAACAGATGGACCTACAGGAAACACATTCAGTTATAATGCCTATCAAATTGGATTGAATTATTCAAGATATTTTACCGATAGATTTACAGCGGGTGTATCTATTAAGATGGTTAGAGAAAATTACGGACCCTATTCTTCAACTCAGGGAGTTGCTTTTGATGCTGGAACTCTTTTTAATACTGGACTTTATACAATAAAACTTGGAATGGCATTTTTGAATCTTGGTCCTGAGCTTAAGCCCGATGGTAAATATATTCAGTATATTTATGAAGGCGGACAGATGAAGGAGAATGAAAGGGAATTTATGAGTTATCCTCTTCCAACAACCTTTAAACTGGGGCTTGCCTTTGAACCCTATACTTCAAAATTCTTAAAAGTTACGGGTGCTATTGAACTTCTTCACCCCACTGATTATAATGAGAGTTTTCATACAGGAATTAAATTTGATTTTAATACAATTTATATTTCAACAGGATACTATTATCTTATAGGGCAGAGGGTAATAGAGGAAAAGTTTAAGGAGGGAGGTTTTTCTCTTGGCTTTGGGTTAAATGCGCCAACAAAGTTAGGAACTATAAAGATTAATTATTCCTTTAATGATATGGGAATTTTGCCTGATGTTAATAGATTTTCTATTAACTTCAGTTTATAA
- a CDS encoding T9SS type A sorting domain-containing protein — translation MKRLIFVSLLMVGSVFSSNKIAPKSGGVHVLKGPRAIFNQTIPEAWNWMSNYGFMGGEGAGGLWGLSWPGGAAVNNYYLWLSYFLVGAKVGSEYYVTQADYTANEWSPCENFKEYVGPGKSVVDIVVCFNDCKSNSRNSPGRRLGVKVLWRVLTWPNEPYNDFIAYELYITFNKDSSDIPGIGNQLDSFFVGMWYDCDVSGADASNPHIDDLVHFTGWTNNEWSNNFKFPPYSDKVSFYGVRDSFLTFSDGIDDNYFIWGDDEMEHIGTTCVSKIPVRKPNNTYDTVLGYLIPYGMSYIYDGDDPAVPGNDEGEGGKSAGYCFGAFIYAPPSVSDSIWIDNGDTCRIVRPFSHQWWNWESDPGTDLDRYRYMKGKHPATQGYRYAPHPYDLNASEFDYRFLNTVGPYTLRSGDTLKFVWIAGVGQGLDGGIDNYWGRGWIRGARQTLEWAYRAYYAGNPGDPAHPTAPKFDPAKDNHWKIPIPPPAPLLKYQLTKKGVLLVWDNSAEAYVDPLKQRPDFLLYRVYRSIFEPRNFSLMAEVKRDELGGISHSFLDTTAQVGFPYFYVVTAMDEDSLESPMVNYKKNPDGSAVPLYITTEPAEKGDLSQVKVVPNPFLGSAKWSATELYSKIEFQNLPPICKIYIFTASGKLVKMLDHKNLTGTESWDLLNENGVKVSSGLYYYKVETPEGNSKVGKFVILD, via the coding sequence ATGAAGAGATTAATTTTTGTTTCCCTTTTGATGGTTGGGAGTGTTTTTTCCTCCAATAAAATTGCCCCTAAGTCAGGCGGAGTTCATGTTTTAAAGGGTCCTCGAGCGATATTTAACCAGACAATACCTGAAGCCTGGAACTGGATGAGTAATTATGGATTTATGGGTGGGGAGGGTGCTGGTGGTTTATGGGGGTTATCCTGGCCTGGTGGTGCTGCTGTAAACAATTATTACTTATGGCTTTCCTATTTTCTTGTTGGGGCAAAAGTTGGCAGTGAGTATTATGTAACTCAGGCTGATTATACAGCTAATGAATGGAGTCCTTGTGAAAATTTTAAGGAGTATGTTGGTCCTGGAAAGTCAGTTGTTGATATTGTTGTGTGTTTTAATGATTGTAAGTCAAATTCAAGGAATTCCCCTGGTAGGCGTCTTGGTGTAAAGGTTTTATGGAGAGTTCTTACTTGGCCTAATGAACCATATAATGATTTTATAGCCTATGAACTTTATATAACATTTAATAAAGATTCTTCAGATATTCCTGGTATAGGAAATCAGTTAGATTCCTTTTTTGTAGGGATGTGGTATGATTGTGATGTTTCCGGTGCTGATGCAAGTAACCCGCATATTGATGATCTTGTTCATTTCACAGGTTGGACAAATAATGAGTGGAGTAATAATTTTAAATTTCCACCATATTCTGATAAGGTAAGCTTCTATGGAGTAAGAGATTCATTCTTAACTTTCTCAGATGGTATAGATGACAATTACTTCATATGGGGTGATGATGAGATGGAACATATAGGAACAACCTGTGTGTCAAAGATACCTGTTAGAAAACCGAATAATACTTATGATACTGTTTTAGGTTATCTTATTCCCTATGGTATGAGTTATATTTATGATGGAGATGATCCTGCTGTTCCTGGAAACGATGAAGGAGAGGGAGGAAAGTCTGCTGGATATTGTTTTGGAGCTTTCATTTATGCTCCTCCTTCTGTTTCTGATTCTATATGGATTGATAATGGAGATACATGTAGGATAGTGAGACCTTTTTCCCATCAATGGTGGAACTGGGAATCTGACCCTGGAACTGACCTTGATAGATACAGATATATGAAAGGAAAACATCCTGCAACACAGGGATATAGATATGCCCCCCATCCATATGATTTAAACGCTTCAGAGTTTGATTATAGGTTTTTAAATACAGTTGGTCCATATACTCTTAGAAGTGGAGATACTCTGAAATTTGTATGGATTGCCGGTGTTGGTCAGGGTTTAGATGGTGGAATTGATAATTACTGGGGAAGGGGGTGGATAAGGGGAGCAAGACAAACACTTGAGTGGGCATACAGGGCATATTATGCTGGTAATCCTGGGGATCCTGCTCATCCAACTGCTCCAAAGTTTGATCCTGCGAAAGATAATCACTGGAAGATCCCGATACCGCCTCCTGCTCCTCTTTTAAAATATCAACTAACAAAAAAAGGAGTTCTTCTTGTATGGGATAATTCAGCAGAGGCTTATGTTGATCCCTTAAAGCAGAGACCTGACTTTCTACTTTACAGAGTATACAGGAGTATTTTCGAACCCAGGAATTTTTCTTTGATGGCTGAAGTTAAAAGGGACGAACTGGGAGGAATTTCCCATAGTTTTCTTGATACAACAGCACAAGTAGGATTCCCATACTTTTATGTTGTTACAGCAATGGATGAAGATTCTCTTGAATCTCCAATGGTTAATTACAAGAAAAATCCTGATGGAAGTGCGGTTCCTCTTTACATTACTACGGAACCTGCTGAAAAAGGAGATCTTTCACAGGTAAAAGTTGTTCCTAATCCTTTCCTTGGTTCAGCAAAATGGTCTGCAACTGAGTTATACAGTAAAATTGAATTTCAGAACCTTCCTCCTATTTGTAAGATTTATATATTTACAGCCAGTGGAAAACTTGTAAAGATGCTTGACCATAAGAATTTAACAGGAACAGAATCCTGGGACCTTTTAAATGAAAATGGAGTTAAGGTTTCTTCAGGATTATATTACTATAAAGTTGAAACTCCTGAAGGTAATTCAAAGGTTGGAAAGTTTGTAATACTTGATTAA